Proteins from one Arthrobacter sp. Soc17.1.1.1 genomic window:
- a CDS encoding MGMT family protein → MRARGMDATDGMGGGGGGAGMADDDGMGGDGGGETGESLEQAVTGRIDPHVYAAAVLTVAEMIPVARVLTYGDIAELLGCGGPRQVGRALSRSTREVPWWRVLRAGGNPPRGLALQALPHYEDEGTILSVRPGAAAGEYRVDLRAARWWPSEEEQHGMAELGASLRHGP, encoded by the coding sequence ATGCGGGCTCGAGGGATGGATGCGACGGACGGGATGGGCGGCGGGGGCGGCGGTGCAGGCATGGCGGACGACGACGGCATGGGCGGCGATGGCGGCGGGGAGACGGGGGAGTCCCTCGAGCAGGCCGTCACCGGGCGGATCGATCCCCACGTGTACGCGGCGGCCGTGCTCACCGTCGCGGAGATGATCCCCGTGGCCCGCGTCCTCACGTACGGTGACATCGCCGAACTCCTCGGCTGCGGCGGTCCCCGGCAGGTGGGCAGGGCCCTGTCGCGCAGCACGCGGGAGGTCCCGTGGTGGCGTGTCCTGCGTGCCGGAGGCAACCCGCCGCGCGGACTCGCCCTGCAGGCGCTGCCGCACTACGAGGACGAGGGCACGATCCTGTCCGTCCGACCGGGCGCGGCGGCCGGGGAGTACCGGGTGGACCTCCGGGCGGCGCGCTGGTGGCCGTCCGAGGAGGAGCAGCACGGCATGGCCGAGCTCGGTGCGTCCCTCCGCCACGGGCCGTAG
- the hemL gene encoding glutamate-1-semialdehyde 2,1-aminomutase, producing the protein MTTSPTSPTASDTLYERARALMPGGVNSPVRAFGSVGGTPRFLVDAHGAYVTDADGRQYVDLVGSWGPALLGHSHPDVIAAVHRAVDHGLTFGASTPAEADLAQLVKDRVPAVELLRMVSTGTEATMTAVRLARGFTSRNLIVKFAGCYHGHVDSLLASAGSGVATLALPGSAGVTEATTAETLVLPYNDVEAVEEAFRTHGEHIAAVITEAAPANMGVVTPAPGFNAFLSRITTEHGALFIVDEVMTGFRTHAGGYWKLTGGADDAEHPWTPDLLTFGKVIGGGIPAAALGGRADVMNYLAPIGPVYQAGTLSGNPIAMAAGVATLTAATDAVYRHVDARSLEVSDALSAELSRAGVDHSIQRAGNLFSVAFGTSERGVWNYADALGQESFRYGPFFHSMLGSGVYLPPSVYEAWFLSAAHDDAAMERIHAALPAAARAAAAAVPVD; encoded by the coding sequence ATGACCACCTCCCCGACCTCCCCGACCGCGTCGGACACCCTCTACGAACGCGCCCGCGCCCTCATGCCCGGCGGAGTGAACTCCCCGGTGCGGGCCTTCGGGTCGGTCGGCGGGACGCCGCGCTTCCTCGTCGACGCGCACGGCGCCTACGTCACCGACGCCGACGGCCGGCAGTACGTGGACCTCGTCGGCTCCTGGGGGCCGGCACTGCTCGGGCACTCCCACCCGGATGTCATCGCCGCGGTCCACCGTGCCGTCGACCACGGGCTCACGTTCGGTGCCTCGACGCCCGCGGAGGCGGACCTCGCGCAGCTCGTGAAGGACCGCGTCCCCGCCGTCGAACTGCTCCGCATGGTGTCCACCGGCACCGAGGCCACCATGACCGCGGTGCGCCTGGCGCGCGGCTTCACCTCGCGCAACCTGATCGTCAAGTTCGCCGGCTGCTACCACGGCCACGTCGACAGCCTCCTCGCCTCGGCGGGCTCCGGCGTCGCGACGCTGGCCCTGCCGGGCTCCGCGGGCGTCACGGAGGCGACGACGGCGGAGACCCTGGTGCTCCCGTACAACGACGTCGAGGCCGTGGAGGAGGCCTTCCGGACGCACGGTGAGCACATCGCCGCCGTCATCACGGAGGCGGCGCCCGCGAACATGGGCGTGGTGACGCCCGCGCCCGGCTTCAACGCGTTCCTGAGCCGCATCACCACCGAGCACGGCGCGCTGTTCATCGTCGACGAGGTCATGACCGGGTTCCGCACGCACGCCGGCGGGTACTGGAAGCTCACCGGCGGGGCCGACGACGCCGAGCACCCCTGGACCCCGGACCTCCTGACCTTCGGGAAGGTCATCGGCGGCGGTATCCCGGCCGCCGCGCTCGGCGGACGCGCCGACGTCATGAACTATCTCGCGCCGATCGGGCCCGTGTACCAGGCGGGCACCCTCTCCGGGAACCCGATCGCCATGGCGGCCGGCGTCGCGACCCTCACCGCGGCCACCGACGCCGTCTACCGGCACGTCGACGCGCGCTCCCTCGAGGTGAGCGACGCCCTCTCGGCGGAACTCTCGAGGGCCGGCGTCGACCACTCGATCCAGCGCGCGGGCAATCTCTTCAGCGTCGCGTTCGGTACCTCCGAGCGCGGCGTCTGGAACTACGCCGACGCGCTGGGCCAGGAATCGTTCCGCTACGGGCCGTTCTTCCACTCCATGCTGGGCTCGGGCGTCTACCTCCCGCCGTCGGTGTACGAGGCGTGGTTCCTCTCCGCGGCGCACGACGACGCGGCGATGGAACGCATCCACGCGGCCCTCCCGGCGGCTGCAAGGGCCGCCGCGGCCGCCGTCCCCGTCGACTGA
- the hemB gene encoding porphobilinogen synthase codes for MSFPQHRPRRLRSTPALRRMVAEYRVHPSELILPAFIREGLTEPSPILSMPGVVQHSTDSLKRAAAEAVERGVGGIMLFGVPEHRDATGSAGIDPDGVLNRAIADVRAEVGDALVVMSDVCLDEFTDHGHCGVLAEDGSVDNDTTLALYAQMAVEQANAGSHVLGPSGMMDGQVAVIRQALDEAGHQDTVVLAYAAKYASAFYGPFREAVDSQLQGDRRTYQMDAANRREALLEVELDIEEGADMVMVKPAMSYLDILADVAAMSPVPVAAYQISGEYAMIEAAAANGWIDRRRAIEESVLGIKRAGAQMILTYWAPELALWLDETN; via the coding sequence GTGGCCGAGTACCGCGTCCACCCGTCCGAGCTGATCCTGCCCGCCTTCATCCGGGAAGGGCTCACCGAGCCCTCGCCCATCCTGTCCATGCCGGGCGTGGTGCAGCACTCCACGGACTCCCTGAAGCGCGCCGCCGCGGAAGCGGTCGAGCGGGGCGTGGGCGGCATCATGCTGTTCGGCGTCCCCGAGCACCGCGACGCGACGGGCAGCGCCGGCATCGACCCCGACGGCGTCCTCAACCGGGCCATCGCCGACGTCCGCGCCGAGGTGGGTGACGCGCTCGTGGTCATGAGCGACGTCTGCCTCGACGAGTTCACCGACCACGGCCACTGCGGCGTGCTCGCCGAGGACGGGTCGGTGGACAACGACACGACCCTGGCCCTGTACGCGCAGATGGCCGTCGAGCAGGCGAACGCGGGATCCCACGTCCTCGGCCCGTCCGGCATGATGGACGGCCAGGTCGCCGTCATCCGCCAGGCGCTCGACGAGGCCGGGCACCAGGACACCGTGGTGCTCGCCTACGCCGCGAAGTACGCCTCCGCGTTCTACGGGCCGTTCCGCGAGGCCGTGGACTCCCAGCTCCAGGGCGACCGCCGGACCTACCAGATGGACGCCGCCAACCGGCGCGAGGCCCTCCTCGAGGTGGAGCTCGACATCGAGGAGGGAGCCGACATGGTCATGGTCAAACCCGCCATGAGCTACCTCGACATCCTCGCCGACGTCGCCGCCATGTCGCCGGTGCCCGTCGCCGCGTACCAGATCTCGGGGGAGTACGCGATGATCGAGGCCGCCGCGGCGAACGGCTGGATCGACCGCCGCCGCGCCATCGAGGAGTCCGTCCTCGGCATCAAGCGCGCCGGTGCGCAGATGATCCTCACCTACTGGGCCCCCGAGCTGGCACTCTGGCTCGACGAGACGAACTAA